A segment of the Frankiales bacterium genome:
CCCGCTCGCGACCTCCTCGACGACGCACCAGGTGACCGGGCGCATGTTCTCGCCCTCGACGGCCACCAGGGCGTCCGTGAGCCGACGGACGATCTCGTCCTTCTGCTCCGGGGTGAAGACGTTCTCGATCACCTTGACCTGGATGAACGGCACGGGGGCCTCCTCGAGTCGGGTACGACGCCCGCCAGCGTGCCCGCCACTCGCGTCGTCGCGCGTCGGCCGCGTCGGCCATCTCGGTGGCCGGGCCGGCATGACCGGTCCGGGCCATGCGCGCCGGTCAGCCGGACCGGTCCTCGATCTCCCAGGCGTGGTCGAGCACGTGCCAGGCCGTGCGTCGCACGGCGTACGACGCCGGCCACGGGCCCTCGGCCGTGCCGGCGAGCAGGGCGGCGACGAGCTCGGCGCGCATCACCGCGACGTCACCGGGGGCGCGATAGGGCGGGTGGCGCACGCCGACCTTGCGGGCGTAGGCGCGCTCGGCGTCCTCGACGTGGCGCACCACCTCGTCGCGGTCGCGGCCGCCCCCGCGCGGGCCGCGCCGCAGGGCCGCCGGGGCGCCGGCGGCGACGTCGGCGAGCACCGCCCACGACGCCTCGAGCAGGGCGACCTGGCGGCGGCGCGCGGCGGGCGTCGCGGACGCGGACTCCGCGGCGGCGGGACGCGAGGGCGCGCCGAAGTCCGTGGTGGTGTCGCCGGGCACGCGCTCGACGACCTCGAGGCTCACGGACGCCGGCAGCGCGAGCCCCGCCCGGCGGGCCACGACGGCGTAGCGGTCGGCGTAGGACAGGAGCGCCTCGAGCGCCGACGCCTCGTCGCGCCCGGACCGCGACCAGCCCGGCCAGGGCAGCGCGGAGGCGAACGTGCGCGAGCGGCCCTGCTCGACGACGACGGGGATCCGGGTGGCCACGCGCCCACCGTGCCAGGCCGGTCCGACGGCGCGCACCCGAACCGGCCCTCGGCCCGCGACGGGAGTGGGAGCGCTCCTAGGATCGGGGCGATGACCACGACGCCCCCGCCCGACGACGCGGCCGACGCGACCGACGCGACCGAGTCCGGCGGCGCGCGTCCGCCCTCGCGCCCCACGCTGGAGATGGTGGCCGCGCGCGCCGGCGTCAGCCGCGGCACGGCGAGCCGGGTGCTGTCCGGGGCCACCAACGTCAGCCCGCAGGCGGTCGCCGCCGTCACCGCCGCCGCGGCCGAGCTGCGCTACCGGCCCAACCTCACCGCGCGCAGCCTGGTCACCGGGCGCACCGGGCTGGTGGGCCTCGTGGTCAACGAGACCAACGAGCGGCTGTTCAGCGACCCGTTCTTCGCCGGCATCGCGCGCGGCGCGCACGCCGCGCTCGCGGCGGCCGGCGTCGGGCTCGTGCTCTCGCTCGCGGCCGACACGGCCGAGCGCGACCAGCTGCTCGGCCTGGCCGCCGACCGCCTCGACGGGCTGCTGGTGGTGCACGGCCACGGCGACGCCGAGCTCGTGGAGAGCCTGGTCGCCTCGGGGCTGCCCGCGGTCTACGCGGGACGGACGAGCACGGCGTCGCGGCAGGACCTGTGGTGGGTCGACTCCGAGAACGAGTCCGGCGCCCACGAGGCGGTGGCGCACCTCGTCGGCCGCGGACGGCGGCGCATCGCGACGATCACCGGGCCGCTGGACATGGGGGTCGGCGTCGACCGGCTCGCCGGCTGGCGCCGGGCCCTGACCGAGGCCGGGATCGAGCCGGACGACGCGCTCGTGGCGCACGGCGGCTTCAGCGTGGAGTCCGGACAGGAGCGCATGGCCGAGCTGCTCGCGCGCGACCCCGGCATCGACGCGGTGTTCGCCGCCAACGACCTCATGGCCGCCGGCGCGATGCGGGTGCTGCGCGAGCACGGCCGCGTGGTGCCCGACGACGTCGCCGTGGTCGGGTTCGACGACAGCGAGACGGCGCGGCAGTCCGTGCCGCCGCTGAGCTCGGTGCGCCAGGAGGTCGAGCGCGCGGGCCACCGCATGGCCGAGCTGCTGCTCGAGCTCGTGGGCGGCGCCGGCGAGCCGCGCCAGGAGGTGCTCCCCACGCACCTCGTGGTGCGGGAGAGCTCCGGCTGACGCCCGGCTACGCCCAGCCGTTGTCGCGCACGACGCCGGAGTAGGCGCGGGCGCTGGACTTCACGATGCGCTCCTGGGTGTCGTAGTCGACCCGCACGACGCCGAAGCGGCGCGTGTAGCCCCAGGCC
Coding sequences within it:
- a CDS encoding substrate-binding domain-containing protein translates to MTTTPPPDDAADATDATESGGARPPSRPTLEMVAARAGVSRGTASRVLSGATNVSPQAVAAVTAAAAELRYRPNLTARSLVTGRTGLVGLVVNETNERLFSDPFFAGIARGAHAALAAAGVGLVLSLAADTAERDQLLGLAADRLDGLLVVHGHGDAELVESLVASGLPAVYAGRTSTASRQDLWWVDSENESGAHEAVAHLVGRGRRRIATITGPLDMGVGVDRLAGWRRALTEAGIEPDDALVAHGGFSVESGQERMAELLARDPGIDAVFAANDLMAAGAMRVLREHGRVVPDDVAVVGFDDSETARQSVPPLSSVRQEVERAGHRMAELLLELVGGAGEPRQEVLPTHLVVRESSG
- a CDS encoding 4-oxalocrotonate tautomerase, with the protein product MPFIQVKVIENVFTPEQKDEIVRRLTDALVAVEGENMRPVTWCVVEEVASGSWAIAGTPLTTEDLRALAAGVGV